The genomic region CAGTAGAGGATTTTAAAGAGATGACAATGTTAAGTTGGAAACTTGGAGTAAAAGGAATTTCTCTATATCGTGATGGAAGCAAATTTGCACAACCACTCAATAAAAATTTAGAAAACATTAGTGATAGTGACGACTTAGAGAATTTAAATTACAATGAACTCCTAATACTATCTAAAAACATGAAGGAATCGTTAAAACATAATCCAAAAAGAAATAAACCAATTGGGATAAGAAGTGGTACAACCCATCCAGCTGAAATTGAAGACATAAAAATATATACTACTGTAAATAGAAATACAAACAATGAAATATGTGAAATTTATATAACAACAGATAGAGAAGGTACTATCATAATGGGGTTATTAAACTCACTATCTAAATCCTTATCTGTGATGCTACAACACAAGGTTTCTCCTCAAGATATTTCATCAATGCTTAGAGGTCAGAAATATGAACCACATGGTTTTGTGAAAAAACATCCTTACATAAAACACGCATCATCAATATCCGATTTAATATCGAAAATAATTGATATAGAATTAAATGATTACAGATTTTGCCAAGTAAAACCTTCTGATTACCCAAATGATAATCATACTGATGAATCCCTAAATTCAGAATTTAAATTAGACTCATCAGATTACAAAAAAATTTATAATAAAATATGCTCTAACTGCTCAAGTGTAAAGATGTTCAAAAATGGTACATGCTATGTATGTAGTGATTGTGGTTCAACAACAGGATGTAGCTAAAGTATATTAGTATAATTTAATAAATTTATAAATATATTAAATAAAAACAATATCTAAGGATCTTATCATGTCAAAAACTTTCCTAAAAGGAATGTATTACGTACCTAAAGATAGTAATGAAAATCCATATTCTATTTTGAAAAATGCAAACAAAAACAATCTAAACTTTATAATAATTGAATACAGTAATAAATATCTGTTCAACGATTTATCTAAAGACAAATTTTCTAAACTCACCTATATACAAGATAAAATCAGCTCATTTGAAAAAAAATATAGAAATACTGTAGGTATAATTTGCTTTAAATGCCATTCAATTATGGGTCCAATTAGGATATTACTATCGAAAAGTATATTTAAAGGAGAAGTATTTAAACTTAAAAATTTCTATTTATGGTGCTATTTAAATAACCCAACTTTAATACTATCAAGCAATAATTTCACACAAATAGAAAATGAAAACATAAAAAAATATTTTACTTTATATAATGATAACTTCATAAAGACTGTAGATAACTACTTACAATTGTTAAATATAGGTATGAAAATAACTCCAATATATATAAACAACGGGTTTATCTTTATAAAAAATAAATCCAATGATATATTTGATTTCAAAAATTTAAAGCAATATATAACTTCACAGATTAAAAATGGAAATTTTTATATATCAAATTCAGATAAATTATACTTAAATTACACTCTAACTAACTCAAGTCATGATAATAAAAGATATCTTTCTTTAGATATCAAATTAAATAACACTAATTTTTTGAATCAAAAACTAATTCTACTAAATAATGAACATAACTCTATAATTAATCAAAATCTATACAACCTTAAAAATATATCCTATAATATTGATATAAAAAAAGGTGCAAATAAGTTTTTTATACTTAGGATTTTATCCCACAATAACTTATTTGCACTAACTTCTCCAATTTATACTAACTTTTAAAAATTAACCTTTATTTTTTATTCTATTAGGTTTTACCTTAGGTTTATTTTGCATGACTTTATTGTTTTTATTCCTTAACCTCTTTCTTCTATTATCAACAAAGAGGTCAACAAACCAAAGTATTAAAACAAAATATAGCCATTGAATTATATACATAACAAAAGTTGGTACTTTTAAGAAAAGTGAAACTACACAAAGGATTATTCCTAAAGATAAGATTAACCATGCATTAACCTTAATATTTGATAGCACAAATATTTTTAACAAGTTATATGTAATTAAACTAAATAAAATAAATACTACAATACTTAAAAAATTCATTTTATATCCTCCTAATTTATATAATTCACAAAGGAAGTGGTAAACATTTGAACTCGCAAGTTTTTAACAATTTAGACAAATTGGATTTAGATATACTCGGTATACTTATCAAAGATTGTAAAACTCCATATCTTGAGATAGCTAGAATGTGCCATGTTAGTGGTGGAACCATCCATGTTAGAATGAAAAAAATGGAAGATATGGGTATACTGCTTGGATATAATTTATCATTAGATTTAACAAAACTTGGTTTCGATATATGTTGTTTCGTTGCTATATACACAGATAGTACATCATATATCCAAGATGTAATAAATGATCTCCAAAATATAAATGAAATTACAGAGCTCCATGTAACTACAGGAGATTTTGAAATCCTCACAAAAGTAATTTGTAAAAATATTGAACACCTACAAGACATGCTTGTAAATAAAATTAATAAGATTAAAGGAATTAACCGAACAAATACATTTATATCATTAATCCAAAAAATTAATAGGAATGTACTTTTAGGTTAATATTATTTTTTGATCTCTCAAATATTTAAAATTATTTTAGACAATACTAATAAATATAAATAAACTTATATTTTAAGAGAGGGTTGAAAAATGAGTAAGTTCCTAGATAGTATACTACTGTCAATCGTATTAATTGGTGCTCTTAACTTAGGATCCATAGGATTATTACAATTTGATTTTATTTCTTATTTGTTTGGAAATTTTACATTTGCTACAAGATTAATTTTTTGCTTAATTGGCTTATTTGCTATGTACTCTATAAAATTTATTTTTGAAATATTTAAAAGGTAATTATTGGGAAAACCAAATTAAAGAGTACCTCCTTAATTTGGTTTATTTCTTATTAAATCAAATAAATCTAATGCTGCATTCTTAGGACCATCTTTTTCCATACCATCTATAGCTAGACAAGTCTTAAGTTCTCCTACCTTTACCTCAAATTCAAACATCTTTTCAAAATATTTATTAAGTAAAATATCTGTTTCGTTTTGTTTTTGCATAGGTCCAAATGGATTTGCAAAATAAGAAGATACCAATCCCTTTTCATGTGTTGTACCTTTTGCAAATCTATTACCATCTCTAAATATTTTTATTATATCTTTTATTTTATCCTTACTATATAATTTAATCGTACTACCACTTGCTTTTTCATAATTATTTGCATATAGAATAAAATCAATTTTGTTGCCCATTATAATATCACGATAGCTAGAAACAGGCATAACAAGTCTTGCATTAGTTTTATCTGGATTCATAAATATGCTTCTATCAATTTCCTTAAATGCATACCCCTGATCTAAATCATCAAGTCTTACAAAAGCCCCTATTTCAGTACCATACCCATAAATTCCATCTTGAGCAATCTTTAAAACTCCCATATCATCAAATATTACTGTCATGTCAGAAATATATTCTTCCCCAAGGCTCCTAAAAGCTTCAAGTGATTCTGATTTACCAGCCCCTGAATCTCCAACAATTACAATATTTGATGATGTTCCATCTTTTAAAGTTATAGAAACCATAGCTCCATGAATTGGTAGATATCCCCTTTTAATCATAACCAAATTATGAAGTGTTAAAGTCATCTTTTTTAAATATCCAAAATAATCAACATCTTTGCTATAAGTAACGAGTCCCACCATCATATTATTTTCTCTATCATCATAAAAAACTGTTTTATGCTCAATTTTCTTATCTATAGTCAAGTCTTCTGCACCATAAACATACATTATATCTGGATTTCTTCCAACATACTCATCCCTATTTGACATTTCAAATAAATTAGATAATGCTATCCCATTAGCCATAAAATCTTTATGAAAATAAATAAATGCCAAAAGTTCCCCAACCTTCGCAGGATAGCAAAACCAATTTTCATTATCTATTTCACAGTTCCTAAACGGATTCTCAAATACTTCCGTAAAAGATCCACTCCTTGTATTTTTAGTTGGATATGAAATAAACGGAGTTTCTAATGAAATTGTATCTATAAATTTTATATCTTTGACCAATTCATAATTATCTAATTTCCAACTGTAATCATTCAATACAATAGATGCATTATTACCTGACTTTAATTGCCTATAAACCAATGGTACTTTTGATGTAACAGAGTTTTTTACTTTACGATAAAGTTGCATTATTAAATTCGTAAATTTTGAATTAGCATCGACAAACCCAAGTTTTATAATTCCATCCCCAACAGAAGTTTGAGTGAGTATTGTATACCTCTCAAGTTTTATCCAGTAAGAATAAAAGTCTTCTATAAAATTATCAAAACTATATTTATCCTCAAGAAGATGACAATATCTAACCCTCATATTGATAACCTCTTCTCTCTCAAATATAGTTAAAAGTTCTAATATTTTTATAAGAGACATAACAAATTCATCTAAATCTTCTATCCCTCTTAAAAAATACTTGTATATACTATCTTTTCTAGTTATCTTCTTATTTAAATAGTGAGTCAATACCTTTTTAAATCCATTGCTCTCAAGTACATCTTCAAACGTACTACAATACTTTTTAGTAAAATTCATCATTACTTTATCATTGCTTATAGAAAATTCTTTAATCATAGTAATTGCCTCCATATAAAATTTATTTAAGCTGCTTATATACCTCATTCATTCTATCACGAACTATAACATGTAAATTTCTAAGTTCATCAGAATCTAAAGAGTGTATGTCTATAGGATCTAGTATACGAACTTTTACGTTTCCATCTCTAATCATATTATTATTATCTTCATAAATCTCCCTAGTACCATACAACACCATCGGAAGAATTTTTACCCCAGATTTAAAAGCAAGTTTAAAACTACCTTTTTTAAATTCCTCAATTCGTCCTGTATTATTCCTCTTTCCTTCTGGAAACACACACATACTGGTTCCACTTTTTAATACTTCAATTCCCCTATTTAACTCAATTATAGAAGACCTATTATTATTTCTATCAATAAAGATAGATCCAGCAGTCCTCAACCACTCACTAAATATTGGAACTCTTGATAATTCAATTTTTGAAACAAAACAAATTGGCTTAGGAAAAGATTTTATTACAGTTGCAATATCTGCTATTCCTAAATGATTCGAAACAACTAAATACGTTTCATTTAAGTTAATTTTATCTTGTCCAATAATATCAAAATCTATTTTCGCACTTTTATAAAATATTTCTGAAAATAATTTACAGGATTTTGTAAATAACTTAGTAAATTTTTCACTATCATTGTACTTTTTAGACTTCTTAAAACTCCTTAAATTTAAAGTCATAAAAATATAATATTTCACATAAGCAGTCCAATAAAAAAGTATTTTATACAAGTTTTATCCCTCGCATTTTCTTTTTAAAAATATTTATTTTTATATTATATTAATTAGATATTAATTTTTACAAGTAATTTTTTATTTTGTTTTCAATGAATAATTTAATATAAACTATGAAAAAATTTTTAAAAATATACTAAATATATACGAGGTAAAGTTATGAAAAAGATAAAAAAATTCTTACTCTTTATACTACTTCTTTTTCTTATTTCATGTTCAAATAAAAATACAAAAGACTCCTTCAATCTCTTCTTTTTCGATGTTAATCAAGGAGATTCTAGTTTAATCAACTATAAAAATGTATCAATTTTAATTGATACAGGAGAAAAAGAATTTATTGATAATATTATAGACATTATCAAATCTAAGAATATCAAAACGCTTGATTATGTAATACTCACACATGATCATTCTGATCATTCATCTGGATTCCCTAAAATTTACAAAAATTTTAAAATAAATAATATAATCTTACCTGAAATTCTTAAAGATGAAACTTTTAATGAAGTTAAATCTTTAATAAAAGGTTCCGAAACTAAATTATTATACATTAACAAACCAACCACACTAACCATAAAAGATGATTTTACTATCAAATTCCTACGTGATTTTTCCAAACCTATAGAAGAATTCAACGATTCATCCCTTGTATTCCAAGCTTCAGTCAAAAATTTTGATGTTTTATACACTGGTGATATTGAAGAGAATGGACAACTTGATATTTTGAACATGAACATAGAAAGTGAAATATTGAAGGTACCTCATCATGGAGCCTATAATAATGATAAAAATAATGTCAAAAAATTTATTGAAAAAGTTAATCCTTATATATCTATCATTAGCGTTGGAAATAATTCATATGGACATCCCAATAAAAACACTCTAAATATCTTAAATGATATAAATTCTAAAATATTAAGAACAGATGAACTTGGAACTATTATTATAAACTGTGATCTTAAAAATAATACACTAAGCATAAATACAATTATTTAGTATTTAACGTTTTATTTTTTTTGTGTATAATTCTTATATAAATTTTTATGGAGGTAATGCTATATGGTAAGAACACGTTTTGCTCCAAGCCCTACTGGATATATGCACATCGGAAATCTAAGAACGGCTTTATATACATATTTGATTGCTAAAAAAGAAAATGGTAAATTCATTTTAAGAATTGAAGATACAGATACCGAAAGACTTGTTGAAGGAGCAATCGAAATAATTCTTAATGTTTTAAAAGATACCGGTCTTAATTACGACGAAGGACCTGATGTCCCAGGTAATTATGGACCTTATATACAAAGTGAACGTAAACATTTATACGAAGAATATGCTGAAAAATTGGTAAAAGATGGCCATGCTTATTATTGTTTCTGCACAAATGATAGACTATCAAAATTAAGAGAAGAATCAAGTAAAAAAAATGAAATATTTAAATATGATAAACATTGTCTCCATTTAACTAATGAAGAAATTAAAGAAAATCTATCCAAAAAAATTCCTTATGTAATAAGACAAAATAACCCAACTCATGGTGTTACTACATTCAACGATATTTTGTACGGTGAAATTAGTGTTCCAAACTACGAACTTGAAGATATGATACTTCTTAAAACTGATAAAATGCCAACGTATAACTTTGCAAATGTAATTGATGATCACTTAATGGAAATTACACACATAGTTAGAGGAAAAGAATATCTTTCATCTGCACCAAAATACCAAAGACTTTATGAAGCATTTTCTTGGAAAGTACCAACATACATACATTGTCCTCATATCATGAAGAATGAAACAGAAAAACTTTCAAAAAGAAATGGAGATGCCTCATACAATGATTTAATATCCAAAGGATATTTAAGTGTGGCAATACTAAATTATATTGCTCTGCTTGGATGGAGTCCTGAAAATAATGAAGAATTTTTCACTCTAGATGAACTTATCGATAATTTCAATTATAAAAACATATCAAAATCATCATCAATATTTGATATTAAAAAACTTACTTGGATGAATTCTGAATACATCAAAAAAATGAATAAAGATAAATTTTATAATATAGCAACTAAATATTTAAAAAATCTTCCTCCTCAAATAGATAAAAAACTACTGTGTGAAATGATTCAAAATAGAATTGAAATATTATCCCAAATTCCTGAAATGATAGACTTTTTAATACATATTCCAGATTATGATTTAAGCATTTTTGAACATAAAAAGATGAAAACTACTATTGAAACATCTAAAAATATTTTAAAAGACGTACTTCCTATTTTTAGAAATACAAATGATTATTCTATAGAAAATTTAAATTCACTAATCAATAACTATATAAAAGATAATTCTTATAAAAATGGTTTTGTATTATGGCCAATAAGATGTGCATTATCTGGTAAAAATTCAAGTCCTGGTGGTGCTACAGAGCTTGCCTACCTACTTAAAAAGGAAGAAACATTAAATAGACTAGAAAATGCAATAAACAAATTATCATGAAAATAAAGAGGACTTACAAATCATCTTGTAAGTCCTCTTTAATATCTAAAATATATTTTTCAATCTTTTTCCATCTAACGTATATATAAAACAAATTAACTACATCATCTAAATTATAGTTTAATATCTTTTTAACCTTATCTTCTGGTATCCTATTTATATAATCATAATCTTTGACAATCTTTGCAAATGTCTTAGCAATAGTAACTCCACTCATAAGTTCATTTTTTCTATCAATACCAGCTATCTTTTCTAAATTTTTAAGACCTATGTTATCTTTATTATTTGAAATTTTAGAAAATTCCTTCTGTAAATCAATCTCTTCAAAATAATTCTTTATATCAAAATCCACATTATACTGATTAAAAAGATAATTTATAACAGTAAAATCATTATTTCCAGAAAACGTTATAATATATTTTTTACTAAATTCTAAATACATCTTCTTAAAATAATCTTTTGCCAGCAAAAGCAAAGTATGTATTTCATATTTGTTTTCTATCATATACTGAGTAACCTTCAATTTCTTAAGGTCATCATCATAATAGCAACACCCAAAAACTCCTATACAAATAGGTTTCTTATACACATAGTGTTCCAAATCAAAATAAATAGCATGTTTATACACCTCAATATCTACATCTCCATTCAAAACACTATCTATGTCAAATTCCTCAACATCGCAATACTGCTCCAATATCCTCATAAAAATTACCGCTCATTTCTCTTCACAGATTACCTTTACTATTATAAAATTAAGATAATAATAAAACAATATAAATTTAAAATATTTAATTTGTATTATATCTACATTATTAAAATATATTTGTTAATTATAAAACTTTTTTATTTTATTATACGGAGGATTATATGAAAAATTTTAATAAAATATTAGTTGGTGAATCATATAAAATTGAAGATATATTATGCGATACTCCTATAAAAAAACGTCTTAATTCACTCGGTATATTAAAAAACTCCTCTATCGTTATATACGAGAAAATACCATTAGGTGGCCCTATAATAATTAATGTTAATGGATGCAACATAGCATTAGAAAAAAAAATATTCAATACTCTAATTCTTAATAAACATATAGGAGAATAATTTTATGAAATGTTCTTTGATCGGAAATCCAAATGTTGGTAAAACAACTATATTTAATATATTAACAAGATCAAATCAAAAAATTGGTAACTATCCTGGTGTAACAGTTCAAAAAAAGGTGGGTAAAATAAAAGATAATATAGAATTAATAGATCTTCCTGGCATATATTCTTTAGACTCACTTTCGATTGAAGAAAAAATATCACTTGAATATCTAAAAACCGAAAAACCCGATTTAATTATAAATGTTATCGACTCATCAAATTTATATAGAAATTTATTTTTAACCCTACAATTAAAAAGTTTTAATATTCCTATGATATTAGTTCTTAACATGATTGATATTGCAGAGAAAAATAATATAATAATAGACACTAATAAGCTATCCCTACAATTTAATTGTAAAATATTTGCTATTAATGGAAATAAAAAAAGTAGCACAAAATCTCTTAAAAATTTTATTGAAAATTATCAACCTATAAATATTAAAAACGACGAAATCAATAAAGATGAATCATATGATAAAATTTATGAAGAAATAGATTCAATTTTAAAATCCTGTCTTAAAAACAATAAATATATAGGAAAAAATAAATCCGAATATATAGATAAAATCATTTTAAACAAGTATTTATCATTACCAATACTTATCATAATTTTCTATTTAGTATTTAAAATAACCTTCTCTTGGGTTGGCGGACCTTTATCAGATATATTTTCTAATTTGATATCAAATAAATTTATTCCAACAATTGAAAATTTACTATTATCTTCATCAAACCTAACTAAATCATTTATATTAGATGGTATTATAAGTGCAGTTTCTACTATTATATCTTTTCTTCCAATAATACTATCAATGTTTATATGTTTAACATTTTTAGAAAGTTGTGGTTATATAGCAAGATCTGCAGTTTTATTAGATCGATTTATGGGTATATTCGGACTATCTGGTAAAGCATTTTTACCTATGCTTATGAGTTTCGGATGTACTGTTCCTGCTATAATGGCAACTCGTACATTTGAAAATGACAACGATAGAAAAACTTCTATATTTCTATTACCTCTCATAAGTTGTAGTGCACGACTGCCTGTTTTCTTATTATTCACAAACATATTTTTTAAAGAACATAGAGAGATTGTAATATTGTTCCTATATGTACTAAGCATTATTCTTGCTATAATTATTGGTCTCATAATGAAATCATTTTCTAAAAAGAATTATTCAGGAGAAGTTTTTATTTTAGAACTTCCGAATTATAAACTTCCCTCCCTATCGTATATTTTTAAAGAATCTCTAAATAAAATTTCTTCATTCTTTAAAAAAATAGGTACCCTTATACTATCAATATCAATAATAATTTGGTTTTTATCTAATTTTAATATTTATGGATTTTGTTCTGTTGAAGATAGTTTCTTATACTCTATAGGTACATATATTTCAAAAATATTTACCCCACTAGGATTTGGTTTTTGGCAAGCAGCCGTGTCACTAATAACTGGATTAATGGCAAAAGAATTTATAATAAGTTCTATGGGAGTTGCATTCGGATTAAATTTACATGAAATCCTTCCAACATTTTTCAGTGTACAATCATCAATATCTTTCTTAGTTTTCGTACTATTATATACACCTTGTATTTCTGTATTGTCTACAGTAAAACATGAATATGGAATGAAACTTACAATTATATTAACAATATATCAATTCCTATTAGCATACTCCGTATCATTTTTTGTATTTAATATTATAAATTTATTTTGGTGATAAAATGGAAAAATTAATTATAATAACAATAGTTACCTTAAGTTTTATTCATGTTTTAAAAACAATTTTTAAAAAAGATACTTCTTGCAAAAATTGTAATAAATCCTGTAAAAAAAATGATATAATAACAAAAGTTGAAAAAAAGAGATAAAATTTATAAACAATTCATGAGGCATTTTATATACCTAAAAATATCATAAATACTAAATTAAAATTTTTTAGCATTTAATTATTCCACAACTTCCACATATTTATTCACATATTTTCGTTAGTATATTGTTATAATCTATCAAATTCAAATATCTATCCTATGTTTTTAGGTTAAAATAACTAAGTTATACACATTATGTTGTTAACTATGTGTATAACTTTATATTATTCATGTTAATATATGTTGATATTTAAAATAAACTTATTTTTTAATACTTTAAATAAACTTCAACATTATATTCCTTATTTTTCTTAATATCTTTTATAATATTCCCAATTATTTTCTCTCCATTTACATAAATTTCTAAATTATTAACCTTCATACGTTTAAAATTTATGTTAAATTTTGATCCCCTATATTTTTTTATTATTGAAAACTCATTCCAATCTTCAAAAGGTTTTGGATCTATCAAAAGTCCTTTAATATTTCCTCTAACTCCTATCACAAAATTTGTTATAATCCTATGGAACCAAACAGATGATCCAGTATTAAAGCTCCAGTTTCCCCTACCAAAATTAACAGAATAGTCTCCCTCAACACTTGATGGCATAACGTATGGCTCTATCTGATACAAATCAATTTTATCATTCTTCTTTATTGGATTTATATTATCTACTATCTCTTTTGCAATATCTAATCGATTAATTAAAATAAATGCGAGTATTCCCCACATACATGAATGATAATATATAGAACCATTTTCTCTTATCCCTTCTGCATATCTTGTTATATACCCTATACTCTTATTTAAATTATCATATGGAGGATCCAAAATCTTCAATCCAAACTCTGTATTCAATAATTCATATACCTTATCCATTATATATATTTTTCTATCATCATCACACACATCACTTATTACTCCAAAAACTTGAGGAAGTAAAAATATCCTATGATCATCATCACAACAACCTATTTTTATATCCCTAGATATACCTCTTAAATACCATTTACTATTAAATCCAAAATTATTTATTGAATTCTTCAAAAGTTCACTATAATATGTAATTTTATTTATAAAAAATAAATCACCCATGATCTCACATATAGGTGTAAACTCTATTAAAATTAAATAAAGAAACTCACTTACAAATATACTATCTCCATCAAAATTACTTATAGCATCATTCCAATCATGTTTTAAAATTAATGAAAGTCCTCTATCACTCAAATTCTTTAAAGAATATTCTATACTCCTCTTTAAATGATTATATAAACTTTCCTTAATAAAACTATCTAAATATCCTAAATTCTCATTTAAAATACTAAAATCAGATGTTTCATTTATGTATATTATTGTTATATATACAAGCCATAGATGATCATCGCTTGAATTTGTATCTAACCCGCACCTAGATTCATCCAAAAAATAATGTATAACTCTTCCATCTATAAATTCCATATTCCCATGCTCCAAAATCTGTTTCCTAGTCAACTCACTCTTACTGTTTAAAAATATCATGGAGTCCTGAAGATGATCTCGAAATCCAATTCCTTTATTTATTTGATAATAAGATCCTTTCCCCAAAAATCTGCATGAAATAGTTTGATATTTACACCATATATTAACCATAAAATCTATACTTTTATCAGGTGTAGATATGATTTCATCATCT from Candidatus Arthromitus sp. SFB-mouse-Japan harbors:
- a CDS encoding Lrp/AsnC ligand binding domain-containing protein encodes the protein MNSQVFNNLDKLDLDILGILIKDCKTPYLEIARMCHVSGGTIHVRMKKMEDMGILLGYNLSLDLTKLGFDICCFVAIYTDSTSYIQDVINDLQNINEITELHVTTGDFEILTKVICKNIEHLQDMLVNKINKIKGINRTNTFISLIQKINRNVLLG
- a CDS encoding DUF378 domain-containing protein, which codes for MSKFLDSILLSIVLIGALNLGSIGLLQFDFISYLFGNFTFATRLIFCLIGLFAMYSIKFIFEIFKR
- a CDS encoding lysophospholipid acyltransferase family protein; this encodes MYKILFYWTAYVKYYIFMTLNLRSFKKSKKYNDSEKFTKLFTKSCKLFSEIFYKSAKIDFDIIGQDKINLNETYLVVSNHLGIADIATVIKSFPKPICFVSKIELSRVPIFSEWLRTAGSIFIDRNNNRSSIIELNRGIEVLKSGTSMCVFPEGKRNNTGRIEEFKKGSFKLAFKSGVKILPMVLYGTREIYEDNNNMIRDGNVKVRILDPIDIHSLDSDELRNLHVIVRDRMNEVYKQLK
- a CDS encoding ComEC/Rec2 family competence protein, which codes for MKKIKKFLLFILLLFLISCSNKNTKDSFNLFFFDVNQGDSSLINYKNVSILIDTGEKEFIDNIIDIIKSKNIKTLDYVILTHDHSDHSSGFPKIYKNFKINNIILPEILKDETFNEVKSLIKGSETKLLYINKPTTLTIKDDFTIKFLRDFSKPIEEFNDSSLVFQASVKNFDVLYTGDIEENGQLDILNMNIESEILKVPHHGAYNNDKNNVKKFIEKVNPYISIISVGNNSYGHPNKNTLNILNDINSKILRTDELGTIIINCDLKNNTLSINTII
- the gltX gene encoding glutamate--tRNA ligase, whose amino-acid sequence is MVRTRFAPSPTGYMHIGNLRTALYTYLIAKKENGKFILRIEDTDTERLVEGAIEIILNVLKDTGLNYDEGPDVPGNYGPYIQSERKHLYEEYAEKLVKDGHAYYCFCTNDRLSKLREESSKKNEIFKYDKHCLHLTNEEIKENLSKKIPYVIRQNNPTHGVTTFNDILYGEISVPNYELEDMILLKTDKMPTYNFANVIDDHLMEITHIVRGKEYLSSAPKYQRLYEAFSWKVPTYIHCPHIMKNETEKLSKRNGDASYNDLISKGYLSVAILNYIALLGWSPENNEEFFTLDELIDNFNYKNISKSSSIFDIKKLTWMNSEYIKKMNKDKFYNIATKYLKNLPPQIDKKLLCEMIQNRIEILSQIPEMIDFLIHIPDYDLSIFEHKKMKTTIETSKNILKDVLPIFRNTNDYSIENLNSLINNYIKDNSYKNGFVLWPIRCALSGKNSSPGGATELAYLLKKEETLNRLENAINKLS
- a CDS encoding ribonuclease H-like domain-containing protein; the protein is MRILEQYCDVEEFDIDSVLNGDVDIEVYKHAIYFDLEHYVYKKPICIGVFGCCYYDDDLKKLKVTQYMIENKYEIHTLLLLAKDYFKKMYLEFSKKYIITFSGNNDFTVINYLFNQYNVDFDIKNYFEEIDLQKEFSKISNNKDNIGLKNLEKIAGIDRKNELMSGVTIAKTFAKIVKDYDYINRIPEDKVKKILNYNLDDVVNLFYIYVRWKKIEKYILDIKEDLQDDL
- a CDS encoding FeoA family protein, coding for MKNFNKILVGESYKIEDILCDTPIKKRLNSLGILKNSSIVIYEKIPLGGPIIINVNGCNIALEKKIFNTLILNKHIGE
- the feoB gene encoding ferrous iron transporter B, with translation MKCSLIGNPNVGKTTIFNILTRSNQKIGNYPGVTVQKKVGKIKDNIELIDLPGIYSLDSLSIEEKISLEYLKTEKPDLIINVIDSSNLYRNLFLTLQLKSFNIPMILVLNMIDIAEKNNIIIDTNKLSLQFNCKIFAINGNKKSSTKSLKNFIENYQPINIKNDEINKDESYDKIYEEIDSILKSCLKNNKYIGKNKSEYIDKIILNKYLSLPILIIIFYLVFKITFSWVGGPLSDIFSNLISNKFIPTIENLLLSSSNLTKSFILDGIISAVSTIISFLPIILSMFICLTFLESCGYIARSAVLLDRFMGIFGLSGKAFLPMLMSFGCTVPAIMATRTFENDNDRKTSIFLLPLISCSARLPVFLLFTNIFFKEHREIVILFLYVLSIILAIIIGLIMKSFSKKNYSGEVFILELPNYKLPSLSYIFKESLNKISSFFKKIGTLILSISIIIWFLSNFNIYGFCSVEDSFLYSIGTYISKIFTPLGFGFWQAAVSLITGLMAKEFIISSMGVAFGLNLHEILPTFFSVQSSISFLVFVLLYTPCISVLSTVKHEYGMKLTIILTIYQFLLAYSVSFFVFNIINLFW
- a CDS encoding GH36-type glycosyl hydrolase domain-containing protein codes for the protein MFSCKYGYFSNDGYEYKITNPRTPKPWSNIISNGNYSILVTQTGGGYSWGKNSIENRITRFVQDSILDDFGKYFYIRDEDTMDVWGFTYKPLDLCGDDYTVTYGIGYAIFTHTYNGIRSTLKVFLSKDDRVEFYLLELENLSDTYRRLSIFSYAELYLSNFPEENKEFDKLFMKSRFDTKLNSIIFNKTFWGVMDKYGHCNNREYGYIFFMTSLDEVVSYDTCKESFIGMYNSLKNPKSLNEKYLSNKSGENFHMVSCIQIYLNLNPCDKKETSIYMGICESEAELRELLIKYKSIDDIIYEFVNFKNYMREFIDDEIISTPDKSIDFMVNIWCKYQTISCRFLGKGSYYQINKGIGFRDHLQDSMIFLNSKSELTRKQILEHGNMEFIDGRVIHYFLDESRCGLDTNSSDDHLWLVYITIIYINETSDFSILNENLGYLDSFIKESLYNHLKRSIEYSLKNLSDRGLSLILKHDWNDAISNFDGDSIFVSEFLYLILIEFTPICEIMGDLFFINKITYYSELLKNSINNFGFNSKWYLRGISRDIKIGCCDDDHRIFLLPQVFGVISDVCDDDRKIYIMDKVYELLNTEFGLKILDPPYDNLNKSIGYITRYAEGIRENGSIYYHSCMWGILAFILINRLDIAKEIVDNINPIKKNDKIDLYQIEPYVMPSSVEGDYSVNFGRGNWSFNTGSSVWFHRIITNFVIGVRGNIKGLLIDPKPFEDWNEFSIIKKYRGSKFNINFKRMKVNNLEIYVNGEKIIGNIIKDIKKNKEYNVEVYLKY